One window of Chamaesiphon minutus PCC 6605 genomic DNA carries:
- a CDS encoding RtcB family protein, with product MTYQELEIDAPNPVLSWAGHDLAQAETKMAKNVASLPFVFKHVALMPDVHLGKGALVGSVIATQDAIIPAAIGVDIGCGMTAIQTPFKGEKLDGKLKKIRLDLEAQIPVGFEENKEISKDVTNWQGWQDFSELHKGVRGLENKATKQLGSLGGGNHFIEVCIDTENKVWLMLHSGSRNVGNKLAQCHIDTAKDLAKLADLSLPDRDLAYFVAGTPEFAAYWRDLQWAQNYARTNRDVMMARFMRVIEQHLNGGKKMKPLLSINCHHNYAEKEVHFGEEVYVTRKGAVRAREEDYGIIPGSMGTKSYIVKGKGNAHSFCSCSHGAGRIMSRAMAKNTYTLDDLIAQTKGVECRKDTELLDEIPAAYKSIDKVMENQSDLVEVVATLKQVVCIKG from the coding sequence GTGACTTATCAAGAATTAGAAATCGATGCACCTAACCCGGTTTTATCCTGGGCGGGACACGATTTGGCACAAGCAGAGACAAAAATGGCTAAAAATGTTGCTTCTCTGCCTTTTGTCTTCAAACATGTCGCCCTGATGCCAGACGTTCACCTCGGTAAAGGTGCCCTCGTCGGCTCGGTAATTGCCACCCAAGATGCCATAATTCCCGCAGCAATCGGGGTCGATATTGGTTGTGGTATGACTGCAATTCAAACACCATTTAAAGGTGAAAAATTAGATGGCAAACTCAAAAAAATTCGCCTGGATTTAGAAGCTCAAATCCCCGTCGGCTTTGAAGAAAATAAAGAGATCTCTAAAGATGTAACTAATTGGCAAGGCTGGCAAGATTTCTCCGAATTGCACAAAGGTGTGCGTGGTTTAGAAAATAAAGCCACCAAACAACTCGGTTCTTTGGGCGGTGGCAATCACTTTATTGAAGTTTGTATCGATACCGAGAATAAAGTCTGGCTGATGTTGCATTCTGGTTCCCGCAATGTTGGCAACAAATTAGCGCAATGTCATATCGATACTGCTAAAGATCTCGCCAAGTTAGCCGATCTCAGTTTACCCGATCGAGACCTCGCTTATTTTGTCGCAGGTACTCCCGAATTTGCCGCCTACTGGCGCGATCTCCAATGGGCGCAAAACTACGCCCGCACTAATCGTGATGTCATGATGGCAAGATTTATGCGCGTCATCGAGCAACATCTCAATGGTGGCAAAAAAATGAAACCATTACTATCGATTAATTGCCATCATAATTACGCCGAAAAAGAAGTCCATTTTGGCGAAGAAGTCTACGTCACTCGCAAAGGTGCCGTCCGCGCTCGGGAAGAAGACTACGGCATTATCCCGGGTTCCATGGGTACCAAATCCTATATCGTCAAAGGCAAAGGTAACGCCCACAGTTTCTGTAGCTGCTCCCACGGCGCAGGAAGAATCATGTCTAGAGCCATGGCCAAAAATACCTACACTCTAGATGACTTAATCGCCCAAACCAAGGGTGTCGAATGTCGCAAAGATACCGAACTCCTCGATGAGATTCCAGCGGCCTATAAATCGATCGATAAAGTCATGGAAAATCAATCCGACTTAGTAGAAGTAGTCGCCACCCTCAAGCAAGTAGTCTGTATTAAAGGCTAA
- a CDS encoding YgfZ/GcvT domain-containing protein — translation MVDLFCDRQFPTTLSIKCNLEYMENNNLNNLSTLLQAARFSTGKATPTGAAIYDSSHWGKILVSDRDRLRFLHNQSTADFEKRQAGEGCDTVFVTSTARTIDLATGLILDDEVLLIVSPNRRKYLFDWLDKYIFFADRVKVKDVTDSLASFTLMGAESAAILERLGCLKLTERSQYSHELYQLEGIEVRIAIGTELGLPGYRLIVDRANAPALQQALANLGAVTVDEDAWECLRIAQGRPKPDAELTEDYNPLEVGLWDTISFSKGCYIGQETIARLNTYKGVKQYLWGIKLSGSVAVGTTITLGDEKVGVLTSCSEIDGEVRGLGYIRSKAGGVGLKVMVGDVEGEVIDLPFVRHEYPA, via the coding sequence GTGGTGGATCTTTTTTGCGATCGACAGTTCCCGACTACATTGAGTATTAAGTGCAATCTAGAATATATGGAAAATAATAATTTGAATAATTTATCAACACTACTACAAGCAGCTCGATTCTCCACAGGAAAGGCTACGCCAACGGGCGCAGCGATCTATGATAGTTCTCACTGGGGTAAAATTCTGGTAAGCGATCGAGATAGACTCCGATTCTTACACAATCAAAGCACGGCAGATTTTGAAAAACGCCAAGCTGGGGAAGGTTGCGATACGGTATTTGTGACTTCGACGGCGCGGACGATCGATCTGGCAACCGGACTAATTTTAGACGATGAAGTCTTGCTGATCGTCTCGCCCAATCGTCGTAAATATCTATTTGATTGGCTCGATAAATATATCTTTTTTGCCGATCGAGTTAAGGTAAAAGATGTCACCGATAGTCTGGCAAGTTTTACTCTCATGGGTGCCGAGAGTGCCGCAATATTAGAGCGATTGGGGTGCCTAAAACTGACAGAGCGATCCCAATATAGTCATGAATTATATCAGCTCGAAGGTATTGAAGTCCGGATCGCGATCGGGACTGAATTGGGCTTACCTGGCTATCGATTGATTGTCGATCGAGCTAATGCTCCAGCCTTACAACAAGCTCTAGCTAATTTAGGTGCTGTCACAGTGGACGAGGATGCCTGGGAATGCCTGCGAATCGCCCAAGGTAGACCGAAACCCGATGCGGAGTTAACGGAGGATTACAACCCCTTAGAGGTGGGTTTGTGGGATACGATTTCGTTTAGCAAGGGTTGCTATATCGGCCAAGAAACGATCGCGCGGCTGAATACTTATAAGGGTGTCAAACAGTATCTATGGGGAATTAAGTTATCAGGATCTGTGGCTGTGGGTACGACGATTACTCTCGGTGATGAAAAGGTGGGCGTTTTGACTAGTTGTAGCGAGATCGACGGGGAAGTCAGGGGGTTGGGATATATTCGATCGAAAGCTGGCGGAGTAGGTTTGAAAGTAATGGTGGGCGATGTTGAGGGAGAAGTTATCGACCTTCCGTTCGTTCGACATGAATATCCAGCTTAA